In the Apteryx mantelli isolate bAptMan1 chromosome 1, bAptMan1.hap1, whole genome shotgun sequence genome, one interval contains:
- the FAM83F gene encoding protein FAM83F: MAESQVILLDDSHVNEKVTEAQARFYYSEEQRRALEALVTRGEAAYREKLKKEQLRDFLSSQELQALRASWRGYNDPQEGSKVLRGPGGKTLSLAYWPECSDTEVPPLDLGWTDKTFYRGISRVGLFTHPRKEESAPHLKEVVRDMIQQAQKIIAVVMDIFTDRDIFQDIVDAAYKRWIPVYIILDEEGVKLFLEMCRCLDLKDLQIRNIRIRSVTGVGFYMPAGKIRGTLASRFLMVDGEKVATGSYSFTWSSSHVDRNILLVLTGQHVEMFDIEFRELYAISEEVNFYKELGIANPFLSGAGTPGLHSSTVARKIINPKYGLVAGATRGDMMLWASRHRQENQGNLEKEETSESKKRLNQFLNDLITLEQELPEIEPPLENLNKLNRSPQKLFCRLHVDLKNKSKSRESIRDMKKEDAQPSSKQGKRFASGLFSRKAKRSPGSSIEANSFASEGHSGEDLGNTKLEYEHLSIGHASVRSTEGISGNPGPNSTMSDKNKQPTCVLS, from the exons GCACGTCAACGAGAAGGTGACGGAGGCCCAGGCCCGCTTCTACTACAGCGAGGAGCAGCGCCGAGCCCTGGAAGCGCTGGTCACCCGGGGCGAGGCGGCCTACAGGGAGAAGCTGAAGAAGGAGCAGCTCCGCGACTTCCTCtccagccaggagctgcaggccctgcGGGCCAGCTGGCGGGGCTACAATGACCCCCAGGAGGGCAGCAAAGTGCTGCGCGGGCCCGGCGGCAAGACCCTCTCGCTGGCCTACTGGCCCGAGTGCTCCGACACGGAGGTGCCCCCGCTGGACTTGGGCTGGACCGACAAGACCTTCTACCGGGGCATCAGCCGCGTGGGCCTCTTCACGCACCCGCGCAAGGAGGAGAGTGCGCCCCACCTCAAGGAGGTGGTGCGGGACATGATCCAGCAGGCCCAGAAG ATTATTGCAGTGGTCATGGATATATTTACAGATCGGGACATCTTCCAAGATATTGTTGATGCAGCATATAAGCGTTGGATCCCTGTCTATATAATCCTAGATGAGGAGGGTGTGAAGCTTTTCTTGGAAATGTGCAGATGCCTTGACCTCAAGGACCTGCAGATCCGG AACATCCGTATACGTTCTGTGACAGGAGTTGGGTTCTACATGCCAGCAGGGAAGATCAGAGGTACACTGGCATCTCGATTCCTCATGGTGGATGGTGAAAAAGTGGCCACAGGATCCTACAG CTTCACGTGGAGTTCATCCCATGTTGACAGAAACATCCTGCTAGTATTGACAGGACAGCATGTGGAGATGTTTGACATTGAGTTTCGTGAGCTCTATGCCATTTCAGAGGAAGTTAATTTCTACAAAGAACTAGGTATTGCTAATCCGTTCCTTTCTGGAGCTGGTACACCAGGCCTTCATTCCTCCACTGTGGCTCGGAAGATCATCAACCCCAAGTATGGTTTAGTGGCAGGGGCAACCCGTGGTGATATGATGCTCTGGGCTTCACGCCACAGGCAGGAGAACCAGGGGAATTTGGAAAAGGAGGAAACAAGTGAGTCAAAGAAACGGTTGAATCAGTTCCTGAATGACTTAATCACATTGGAGCAAGAGCTCCCAGAGATTGAGCCACCTCTGGAGAACCTGAACAAGTTGAATCGGAGTCCTCAGAAACTGTTCTGCCGGCTCCATGTGGActtgaaaaataaatccaaatctaGAGAATCTATTCGTGACATGAAGAAAGAAGATGCACAGCCCAGCTCAAAGCAAGGAAAACGTTTTGCCAGTGGGCTTTTCAGTCGCAAGGCCAAACGGTCTCCAGGCTCAAGCATTGAGGCCAATTCTTTTGCCAGTGAAGGACATTCAGGAGAAGACCTTGGGAACACGAAACTGGAATATGAACACCTCAGCATAGGTCATGCTAGTGTTCGGAGTACTGAAGGCATCTCAG GTAACCCGGGTCCAAACTCCACTATGAGcgataaaaacaaacaacctaCCTGTGTATTATCTTGA